From a region of the Agrobacterium tumefaciens genome:
- the addA gene encoding double-strand break repair helicase AddA → MAIDLFDAGPIADNPESWIDWTTARQRLASDPGSSAWVSANAGSGKTHVLTQRVIRLLLAGCRPSAILCLTYTKAAASEMSSRVFDRLAEWATLPDSDLKDRIASIEGKIPDLIKLAEARRLFAKALETPGGLKIQTIHAFCEALLHQFPLEANVAGHFSVLDDRAAATLLAEARRSLLTAVSIDNDAELASSLAYVLDLADESGLESLLSAIIANRSALRAFLHEARQSGGLDATLRFAMQIKAGETLETAAAAYWPLPGLSGLALDTYLTLADELGGSRVIDVAYALREAKRQTDPLQRMAFVEAALLTAKGDKKSDAYVINKAMQKASPDLIDALTLARDHVASCRERYRLLRMLEATQAALVLAERLIGDFEDLKKQRSQLDFEDLIERAANLLNRDTAGAWVHYKLDQGIDHILVDEAQDTSPVQWSIIQSLAADFFSGESARKGQRTLFAVGDEKQSIYSFQGARPERFSQEREETKRRVDAVEQQFHRIRLPLSFRSTEDVLAAVDQVFANPDNASGLSADKEPVEHRSNRAGQPGTVEVWDMVVPEITENEEDWTAPFDALRESAPPAIVARRIAARIAEMIGKETIAEKGVERAIEPGDILVLVRKRHAFVNALTRELKQRKNIPVAGADRLRLTDHIAVQDLLALGRFVVLPQDDLSLAALLKSPLFNLTEDDVFVVCAERADTESAWQRLMHLAENGSRLGMVRQKLQSFISLSRTATVHDFFAAVLTLFDGRKQFLGRLGNEASDVLDEFLSFALDHEKAGMPGLQAFISVLETDSPEVKREQDKDRGEVRIMTVHASKGLEAPVVFVVDGGSKAFNHSHLPSLRFIEKPDTAFPVWLPGGGFSNSLVEADKDRLKDAAEEEYRRLLYVAMTRAADHLIVCGYRGPTENPECWHAIVKTALSDHPERSKPQQFSAGGEEWNGVLWRSSDVRSVQHTQATAEIADEQEIHLPAGLLTPLPPLPSLPRPLSPSGVGMIVDDGADDLIVSSRLFTQKTVGSTLALQRGRLVHRMLQTLPDFPDDAREAAARRYADRAAQFWPSSERESLIEAVLRVISEPAIQCAFSPNSRAEVSVMGTMTLGRQDYAVSGRIDRLAVDGDRVILVDYKTNRAPPRAANEIPFAHIAQLAIYREILTPLYPDKTFVCALVYTENASFVTLGNDAMTQALAAIKTK, encoded by the coding sequence ATGGCGATTGATCTTTTCGATGCTGGCCCTATCGCCGACAATCCTGAAAGCTGGATCGACTGGACGACCGCGCGCCAGAGGCTTGCGTCCGATCCGGGAAGCTCCGCCTGGGTGTCCGCCAATGCCGGTTCCGGCAAGACACATGTGCTGACCCAGCGTGTGATCCGTCTGCTGCTTGCCGGTTGCCGGCCCTCGGCCATCCTCTGCCTTACCTACACCAAGGCTGCGGCCTCGGAAATGTCGAGCCGCGTCTTCGATCGATTGGCCGAGTGGGCTACTTTGCCGGATTCCGATCTCAAAGACCGGATTGCTTCCATCGAAGGCAAGATACCTGATCTTATCAAGCTTGCGGAGGCTCGCCGTCTGTTCGCCAAGGCGCTGGAAACACCTGGTGGTCTTAAAATCCAGACCATCCACGCGTTTTGTGAAGCTTTGCTGCACCAGTTTCCACTCGAGGCCAATGTTGCCGGGCATTTCTCCGTTCTGGATGATCGCGCAGCCGCCACCCTGCTTGCGGAGGCGCGTCGATCTCTTCTGACAGCGGTATCAATAGACAACGATGCCGAGCTGGCGAGTTCCCTTGCCTATGTTCTTGATCTTGCCGATGAAAGCGGTCTTGAATCGCTGTTGAGCGCCATTATCGCCAATCGCAGTGCGCTGCGCGCCTTCCTGCATGAAGCACGGCAGTCAGGCGGCCTTGATGCCACATTGCGCTTTGCCATGCAGATCAAGGCTGGAGAAACGCTTGAAACGGCCGCCGCCGCCTACTGGCCCCTGCCCGGTCTTTCGGGTCTGGCACTCGACACTTATCTGACGCTCGCCGACGAACTCGGTGGCTCCCGTGTTATCGACGTAGCCTACGCATTGCGGGAAGCCAAACGGCAAACCGACCCATTGCAACGAATGGCATTCGTTGAGGCCGCTCTTTTAACGGCCAAGGGCGATAAAAAATCGGATGCCTACGTCATCAACAAGGCCATGCAGAAAGCGTCACCCGATCTCATCGATGCGCTGACGCTGGCGAGAGACCATGTCGCATCGTGCCGGGAGCGCTACCGCCTGCTGCGTATGCTGGAAGCCACCCAGGCTGCTCTGGTGTTGGCGGAGCGGCTGATCGGTGACTTCGAGGATCTGAAAAAGCAACGCAGTCAGCTCGATTTCGAGGATCTGATCGAAAGGGCCGCCAATCTCCTGAACCGGGATACGGCTGGCGCCTGGGTTCACTACAAGCTGGATCAGGGCATTGACCATATTCTCGTCGACGAGGCGCAGGACACCAGCCCGGTGCAATGGTCCATCATTCAGTCGCTTGCGGCAGATTTCTTTAGCGGCGAGAGTGCCCGGAAGGGCCAGCGCACCCTGTTTGCAGTGGGTGACGAGAAGCAGTCGATCTACTCGTTTCAGGGGGCGCGGCCGGAGCGTTTCTCGCAGGAGCGCGAAGAGACCAAACGACGCGTGGATGCCGTGGAACAGCAGTTTCATCGTATCCGGCTACCGCTCTCCTTCCGATCCACCGAAGATGTCTTGGCTGCTGTCGACCAGGTATTTGCCAACCCCGACAACGCCAGCGGTTTGAGTGCCGACAAGGAGCCGGTCGAACACCGATCCAACCGGGCCGGACAGCCGGGAACGGTTGAAGTCTGGGACATGGTGGTGCCAGAAATCACCGAAAACGAAGAGGATTGGACTGCGCCCTTTGATGCGCTGCGAGAGAGCGCTCCCCCTGCGATCGTCGCACGCCGGATAGCTGCGCGCATCGCGGAGATGATCGGCAAGGAGACGATTGCCGAGAAAGGTGTCGAGCGCGCAATCGAGCCGGGTGACATTCTCGTGCTGGTGCGAAAACGCCATGCCTTCGTTAATGCGCTGACCCGCGAGTTGAAGCAGCGCAAGAACATTCCTGTTGCCGGTGCCGACCGTCTTCGGCTGACCGATCATATCGCCGTCCAGGATCTGCTGGCACTTGGCCGGTTTGTGGTGTTGCCGCAGGACGATCTTTCGCTTGCTGCACTGCTCAAAAGCCCACTTTTCAACCTGACCGAGGACGATGTTTTCGTGGTCTGCGCCGAACGCGCAGATACCGAAAGTGCCTGGCAACGGCTGATGCACCTTGCCGAAAACGGCAGCCGTCTGGGGATGGTTCGGCAGAAACTGCAAAGTTTCATCTCGCTTTCCAGGACAGCAACGGTGCATGATTTCTTCGCCGCCGTTCTGACCCTGTTTGATGGGCGAAAACAGTTTCTCGGCCGACTGGGCAACGAGGCCAGTGACGTTCTGGACGAGTTTCTTTCTTTCGCGCTGGATCACGAAAAGGCCGGCATGCCCGGCCTTCAGGCATTCATATCGGTTCTGGAAACCGATTCTCCTGAGGTGAAGCGCGAGCAGGACAAGGATCGTGGCGAAGTACGCATCATGACTGTGCATGCTTCAAAGGGGCTTGAGGCGCCGGTCGTGTTTGTCGTTGACGGCGGTTCAAAGGCTTTCAACCACAGCCATCTGCCAAGCCTGCGTTTTATTGAAAAGCCCGACACCGCCTTCCCGGTCTGGTTACCCGGTGGCGGTTTTTCCAACAGTCTGGTGGAAGCGGATAAAGACAGGTTGAAGGATGCGGCCGAAGAAGAATACCGGCGCCTGCTTTATGTGGCAATGACGCGCGCCGCCGACCACCTGATTGTTTGCGGGTATCGAGGCCCGACAGAAAACCCTGAATGCTGGCATGCAATTGTCAAAACCGCCCTCTCCGACCATCCAGAGCGTTCAAAGCCACAACAGTTCTCTGCCGGAGGCGAGGAGTGGAACGGCGTGCTGTGGCGATCCTCGGACGTGCGTTCGGTCCAACACACGCAGGCAACGGCGGAAATCGCGGATGAGCAGGAAATCCATCTTCCTGCCGGGCTGCTGACGCCTTTGCCACCGCTGCCTTCACTTCCGCGACCCCTTAGCCCCTCGGGCGTCGGTATGATCGTCGACGACGGGGCCGACGACCTGATCGTATCCTCGCGGCTTTTTACGCAGAAGACGGTGGGGTCGACGCTAGCCCTCCAACGCGGAAGGCTAGTGCATCGCATGTTGCAAACCTTGCCGGATTTTCCCGATGATGCGCGCGAAGCGGCAGCCCGGCGTTATGCGGATCGCGCAGCGCAATTCTGGCCTTCGTCCGAGCGCGAATCATTGATCGAAGCGGTGTTGCGCGTGATTTCGGAGCCGGCCATTCAATGCGCTTTTTCACCGAACAGCAGGGCAGAAGTTTCTGTCATGGGTACCATGACACTCGGCAGGCAGGATTATGCCGTTTCCGGCCGCATCGACCGACTGGCGGTCGATGGCGACCGCGTTATTCTGGTCGATTACAAGACCAACCGGGCTCCGCCTCGCGCCGCCAATGAAATTCCTTTTGCGCATATTGCGCAGCTTGCCATCTATCGGGAAATCCTGACCCCGCTCTATCCGGACAAGACCTTTGTCTGCGCACTGGTTTATACGGAAAACGCGTCTTTCGTGACGCTTGGAAACGATGCGATGACGCAGGCCCTTGCCGCAATAAAAACAAAGTGA
- a CDS encoding bifunctional folylpolyglutamate synthase/dihydrofolate synthase, whose translation MTKPAISEAEQIIEELMQLHPKGFDLSLDRISRLLEKLGNPQKRLPPVIHVAGTNGKGSVTAFCRALLEAAGLSVHVHTSPHLVNWHERYRIGVSGAKGRYVEDALFADALRRVADANDGQMITVFEILTAVMFLLFSEQPADAAIVEVGLGGRFDATNVINNPAVSVIMPISLDHQAYLGDRVELIAAEKAGIMKSGFPVVIGHQEYDAALDVLVNTAERLGCPVTVYGQDFAAHEEFGRMVYQDEFGLTDAPLPRLPGRHQLANAAAAIRAVKAAGFEVTERMVEKAMTSVEWPGRLQRIQDGNIADLAPEGSEIWVDGGHNPGAGEVIAEAMAGFEEKKPRPLFIIAGMINTKDPVGYFKAFADIAEYVFTVPITGTDAAIDPVVLAHAAFDAGLVAAPTSSISEALEELVRHLDPEAPPPRILIGGSLYLAGNALALNGTIPQ comes from the coding sequence ATGACGAAGCCCGCAATAAGCGAGGCCGAGCAGATCATCGAAGAGCTGATGCAATTGCATCCGAAAGGCTTCGATCTCTCGCTCGACAGAATTTCCCGCCTTCTTGAAAAACTCGGTAATCCGCAGAAGCGATTGCCGCCGGTTATCCATGTTGCCGGCACGAACGGCAAAGGGTCTGTTACGGCCTTCTGTCGCGCCTTGCTCGAAGCGGCAGGCCTTTCCGTACACGTGCATACGTCACCGCATCTGGTCAACTGGCATGAGCGCTACCGTATTGGTGTCTCCGGCGCCAAGGGCCGCTATGTCGAAGATGCCCTGTTCGCCGATGCTTTGCGGCGCGTGGCAGATGCCAACGACGGGCAGATGATTACGGTTTTCGAGATTTTGACAGCGGTGATGTTCCTGCTGTTTTCGGAACAGCCCGCTGATGCAGCCATTGTCGAGGTTGGGCTTGGTGGCCGCTTCGATGCGACCAACGTCATCAACAACCCTGCCGTATCCGTCATCATGCCCATATCGCTCGATCATCAGGCCTATCTGGGCGATCGTGTCGAGCTGATTGCCGCGGAAAAGGCGGGCATCATGAAGAGCGGTTTCCCGGTGGTGATTGGTCATCAGGAATACGATGCCGCGCTTGATGTTCTGGTCAACACAGCGGAGCGGCTGGGCTGTCCGGTCACTGTCTACGGACAGGATTTTGCTGCGCATGAAGAATTTGGCCGAATGGTCTATCAGGACGAGTTCGGGTTGACGGATGCGCCGCTTCCCAGACTTCCCGGCCGTCATCAACTGGCCAATGCTGCCGCTGCTATCCGCGCCGTCAAGGCTGCCGGTTTCGAGGTGACGGAGCGTATGGTTGAAAAGGCGATGACGTCCGTCGAATGGCCTGGTCGACTACAGCGCATTCAGGACGGCAATATCGCCGATCTGGCGCCCGAGGGTTCAGAAATCTGGGTCGACGGTGGCCACAATCCTGGCGCCGGTGAAGTCATCGCTGAAGCCATGGCTGGTTTCGAGGAAAAGAAACCCCGACCACTGTTTATCATCGCAGGAATGATCAACACCAAAGATCCCGTCGGTTATTTCAAGGCGTTCGCTGATATCGCCGAATATGTCTTCACCGTTCCGATAACGGGTACGGATGCGGCGATTGATCCGGTGGTGCTTGCCCATGCGGCTTTTGATGCAGGTCTGGTGGCTGCTCCCACATCTTCCATCTCCGAGGCATTGGAAGAGCTGGTCCGCCATCTTGATCCTGAGGCGCCGCCGCCGCGTATTCTGATCGGCGGTTCGCTCTATCTCGCCGGCAATGCGTTGGCTCTGAACGGAACAATACCTCAATAA
- the trxA gene encoding thioredoxin yields MATVKVDAANFQSEVLESAEPVVVDFWAEWCGPCKMIAPSLEEISSELAGKVKVAKLNIDENPELAAQFGVRSIPTLAMFKGGEVADIKVGAAPKTALSAWISGAA; encoded by the coding sequence ATGGCTACCGTAAAAGTCGATGCCGCCAACTTCCAGTCCGAAGTTCTCGAATCCGCTGAACCCGTTGTCGTGGACTTCTGGGCTGAATGGTGCGGCCCGTGCAAGATGATCGCCCCCAGCCTTGAAGAAATCTCTTCTGAGCTTGCTGGCAAGGTCAAGGTTGCCAAGCTGAACATCGACGAAAACCCCGAACTGGCCGCCCAGTTTGGCGTTCGCTCCATTCCGACCCTTGCGATGTTCAAGGGTGGCGAAGTGGCAGACATCAAGGTTGGTGCAGCTCCCAAGACTGCGCTTTCCGCCTGGATTTCCGGCGCTGCCTGA
- the trpB gene encoding tryptophan synthase subunit beta, translated as MNDTPKPNSFCAGPDEDGRFGIYGGRFVAETLMPLILDLQAEWEKAKTDPEFQAELKHLGAHYTGRPSPLYFAERLTAELGGAKIYFKREELNHTGSHKINNCLGQILLAKRMGKTRIIAETGAGQHGVASATVAARFGLPCVVYMGATDVARQAPNVFRMKLLGAEVKPVSAGHGTLKDAMNEALRDWVTNVDDTYYLIGTAAGPHPYPEMVRDFQAVIGQEAKAQMLEAEGRLPDVVIAAVGGGSNAIGIFHPFLDDESVKIVGVEAGGKGLSGDEHCASITAGSPGVLHGNRTYLLQDEDGQIKEGHSISAGLDYPGIGPEHSWLNDIGRVEYVPIMDHEALDAFQMLTRLEGIIPALEPSHALAEVIKRAPKMGKDEIILMNLSGRGDKDVHTVSKFLGMDV; from the coding sequence CTTATTCTGGATTTGCAGGCGGAATGGGAGAAGGCGAAGACCGATCCGGAGTTTCAGGCTGAACTGAAACACCTCGGTGCTCACTACACCGGCCGCCCGAGCCCGTTGTATTTCGCTGAGCGTCTGACGGCTGAACTTGGTGGCGCCAAGATCTATTTCAAACGCGAAGAGTTGAACCATACCGGCTCGCACAAGATCAACAACTGCCTTGGCCAGATCCTTCTCGCCAAGCGCATGGGCAAGACCCGCATCATCGCCGAGACCGGTGCCGGTCAGCATGGCGTTGCATCCGCAACGGTTGCGGCGCGCTTCGGCCTGCCTTGTGTCGTTTACATGGGCGCGACCGACGTTGCCCGTCAGGCGCCGAACGTATTTCGTATGAAGCTGCTGGGCGCCGAAGTGAAGCCGGTGTCGGCCGGTCATGGTACCCTCAAGGATGCCATGAACGAAGCGCTGCGCGACTGGGTCACCAATGTCGACGACACCTATTACCTGATTGGCACGGCTGCTGGTCCGCATCCCTATCCCGAAATGGTTCGCGATTTTCAGGCTGTGATCGGTCAGGAAGCAAAGGCGCAGATGCTGGAGGCTGAGGGCCGCTTGCCTGACGTCGTTATCGCTGCCGTTGGTGGCGGATCGAACGCCATCGGTATTTTCCATCCGTTCCTTGATGACGAGAGCGTCAAGATTGTTGGCGTCGAAGCGGGTGGCAAGGGCCTTTCCGGCGATGAGCATTGCGCATCCATCACAGCGGGATCGCCCGGCGTTCTGCACGGCAACCGCACGTATCTGCTTCAGGACGAAGACGGTCAAATCAAGGAAGGCCACTCGATCTCCGCCGGCCTCGATTATCCAGGTATCGGTCCGGAGCATTCCTGGCTGAACGATATCGGGCGTGTGGAATATGTGCCGATCATGGATCATGAAGCGCTCGACGCGTTCCAGATGCTGACGCGTCTCGAAGGCATCATTCCCGCTCTCGAACCGAGCCATGCTCTGGCTGAAGTCATCAAGCGCGCGCCGAAGATGGGTAAGGACGAGATCATCCTGATGAACCTCTCCGGACGTGGCGACAAGGATGTCCACACCGTCAGCAAGTTCCTTGGAATGGATGTATAA
- a CDS encoding tryptophan synthase subunit alpha — MTARMDKRFADLRAQNRPALITYFMGGDPDFDTSLAIMKALPEAGADVIELGMPFSDPMADGPAIQMAGQRALKSGQTLKGTLDIAREFRKDDDATPIVLMGYYNPIYIYGVEKFLADALDAGIDGLIVVDLPAEMDDELCIPALKYGINFIRLTTPTTDEKRLPTVLNHTSGFVYYVSMNGITGSALPDPALISKAVGRIKAHTDLPVCVGFGVKTADHARTIGAMADGVVVGSAIVAQVAGSLSADGKATADTVSSVTTLVKGLSTGVRASRLAAAE; from the coding sequence ATGACCGCACGTATGGACAAACGTTTTGCCGATCTGCGCGCCCAAAATCGCCCGGCCCTGATTACCTACTTCATGGGCGGCGATCCGGATTTTGACACATCGCTTGCCATCATGAAGGCCTTGCCGGAAGCTGGTGCGGACGTGATCGAACTCGGCATGCCGTTTTCTGATCCGATGGCCGATGGCCCGGCAATCCAGATGGCTGGTCAGCGCGCATTGAAGAGCGGTCAGACGCTGAAGGGTACACTCGATATCGCCCGAGAATTCCGCAAGGATGACGACGCAACCCCGATCGTTCTGATGGGTTACTACAATCCCATCTATATCTACGGCGTTGAAAAGTTCTTGGCCGATGCACTCGATGCAGGGATCGATGGACTGATCGTTGTTGATCTGCCGGCGGAGATGGATGATGAGCTTTGCATTCCCGCGCTCAAGTACGGCATCAACTTCATTCGTCTGACCACGCCGACGACAGATGAAAAACGCTTGCCGACCGTTCTCAACCATACGTCCGGCTTCGTTTATTACGTGTCGATGAACGGTATCACCGGTTCGGCTCTGCCAGATCCCGCATTGATCTCCAAGGCTGTCGGACGTATTAAGGCCCACACCGATCTTCCGGTATGCGTCGGTTTTGGCGTAAAGACGGCAGATCACGCCCGGACGATTGGCGCCATGGCTGATGGTGTTGTGGTCGGTTCGGCAATTGTTGCGCAGGTTGCAGGCAGCCTTAGCGCAGATGGAAAAGCGACAGCCGACACCGTTTCGTCTGTCACGACACTGGTAAAGGGACTTTCAACGGGCGTGCGTGCGTCGCGCCTTGCTGCTGCCGAATAA
- a CDS encoding acetyl-CoA carboxylase carboxyltransferase subunit beta, giving the protein MNWITNYVRPRINSMLGRRNDVPENLWIKCPETGEMVFHKDLEENLWVIPASGYHMKMPAKARLATLFDGGVFEALPQPKVAQDPLKFRDSKKYTDRLRDSRIKTDQEDTILAGVGNLKGLKIVAVVHEFQFMGGSLGIAAGEAIVKAFERAISERCPLVMFPASGGARMQEGILSLMQLPRTTVAVNMLKEAGMPYIVVLTNPTTGGVTASYAMLGDVHIAEPGAEICFAGKRVIEQTIREKLPEGFQTSEYLLEHGMVDMVVDRHDIPDTLANLLKIMTKAPADVTEHNQVALAASA; this is encoded by the coding sequence GTGAACTGGATTACCAACTATGTTCGGCCGCGGATCAATTCCATGCTCGGCCGTCGCAACGATGTTCCGGAAAATCTCTGGATCAAATGCCCGGAAACCGGCGAAATGGTCTTCCACAAGGATCTCGAGGAGAACCTGTGGGTGATCCCGGCCTCCGGCTACCATATGAAGATGCCGGCGAAAGCCCGTCTTGCGACCCTTTTTGATGGCGGCGTATTCGAAGCGCTTCCGCAGCCGAAGGTTGCTCAGGACCCCCTGAAGTTCCGCGATTCAAAAAAATACACCGACCGTCTGCGCGACAGCCGCATCAAGACGGATCAGGAAGACACGATCCTTGCCGGTGTCGGTAACCTCAAAGGCTTGAAGATCGTTGCCGTCGTGCATGAATTCCAGTTCATGGGCGGTTCGCTGGGCATTGCGGCCGGTGAAGCAATCGTCAAGGCATTCGAACGTGCCATTTCCGAGCGTTGCCCGCTGGTCATGTTCCCGGCTTCCGGTGGCGCCCGTATGCAGGAAGGCATTCTTTCGCTGATGCAGTTGCCGCGTACGACTGTTGCCGTCAACATGCTGAAAGAAGCCGGCATGCCTTACATCGTGGTTCTGACGAACCCGACCACAGGCGGCGTCACGGCATCCTATGCAATGCTGGGTGACGTCCATATTGCCGAACCGGGTGCAGAAATCTGCTTCGCGGGCAAGCGCGTTATCGAGCAGACAATCCGTGAAAAGCTCCCCGAGGGCTTCCAGACATCGGAATATCTGCTGGAGCATGGCATGGTGGACATGGTGGTCGATCGCCACGATATCCCCGATACGCTGGCCAACCTCCTGAAGATCATGACGAAAGCTCCGGCTGATGTCACTGAACACAACCAGGTTGCGCTCGCAGCATCGGCCTGA